A region of Lichenibacterium dinghuense DNA encodes the following proteins:
- the cydB gene encoding cytochrome d ubiquinol oxidase subunit II codes for MLTFWSAALGLSLLLYVLLDGFDLGIGVLFLFAPSERHRRHMMDAVSPVWDGNETWLIISGATLFGVFPAAYAILLGAFYIPVIVMLCGLILRGVAFEFRSKTLHMRWLWTLSFGVGSIVAAFTQGAAIGAFVQELPVRDGIYVGSAFSWVSWYSILCGFGLVFGYALLGACWLIHKTETEVRDFGYAVMPRILAGLAAFLVLAAIGLFAFHMRVAGTWFERPWLLVPLAVGALAGALLVYGVWKRIDRLPLPMTVVMFVAAFVTMVGSLLPFIVPFSLTIAEAAAPPASLAFMFWGIGLVIYPVTLIYTAAVYWVFRGKVQPLGEYEGDDLPEPGSVLAEATVAVELARRDLASTMADLKSNLTPAHVMEDASRAGRAALGAAVHRGAEIARTPEGAAAIGLGAMALLRAFLRPRQPKR; via the coding sequence GTGCTCACCTTCTGGTCCGCGGCCCTCGGCCTCTCGCTCCTGCTCTACGTCCTGCTCGACGGATTCGACCTCGGCATCGGCGTGCTGTTCCTGTTCGCGCCCTCCGAGCGGCACAGGCGCCACATGATGGACGCCGTCTCGCCCGTGTGGGACGGCAACGAGACGTGGCTCATCATCTCGGGGGCGACGCTGTTCGGCGTCTTCCCCGCCGCCTACGCGATCCTGCTCGGGGCCTTCTACATCCCCGTCATCGTCATGCTGTGCGGTCTCATCCTGCGCGGCGTCGCCTTCGAGTTCCGGTCGAAGACGCTGCACATGCGCTGGCTGTGGACGCTGAGCTTCGGCGTCGGCTCGATCGTGGCGGCCTTCACGCAGGGCGCCGCCATCGGCGCCTTCGTGCAGGAGCTGCCGGTGCGCGACGGCATCTACGTCGGCTCCGCCTTCTCGTGGGTGTCCTGGTACTCGATCCTGTGCGGGTTCGGCCTCGTGTTCGGCTACGCGCTGCTCGGCGCCTGCTGGCTGATCCACAAGACCGAGACGGAGGTCCGCGACTTCGGCTACGCCGTCATGCCGCGCATCCTCGCCGGCCTCGCGGCCTTCCTGGTGCTCGCAGCGATCGGGCTCTTCGCCTTCCACATGCGCGTCGCCGGCACGTGGTTCGAGCGGCCCTGGCTCCTGGTCCCGCTCGCCGTCGGCGCGCTGGCCGGCGCCCTGCTGGTCTACGGGGTGTGGAAGCGGATCGACAGGCTCCCGCTGCCCATGACCGTGGTCATGTTCGTCGCGGCCTTCGTCACCATGGTGGGCTCGCTCCTGCCCTTCATCGTGCCGTTCTCGCTGACCATCGCGGAGGCGGCGGCCCCGCCCGCGAGCCTGGCCTTCATGTTCTGGGGCATCGGCCTCGTGATCTATCCCGTCACGCTGATCTACACCGCCGCGGTCTACTGGGTGTTCCGGGGCAAGGTGCAGCCGCTCGGCGAATACGAGGGCGACGACCTCCCCGAGCCGGGGAGCGTCCTCGCCGAGGCGACCGTCGCGGTGGAGCTCGCGCGGCGCGACCTCGCCTCGACGATGGCGGATCTCAAGTCCAACCTCACCCCGGCCCACGTCATGGAGGACGCGTCCCGCGCCGGCCGCGCGGCGCTCGGCGCGGCCGTCCACCGGGGCGCGGAGATCGCCCGCACCCCGGAAGGCGCTGCCGCCATCGGGCTCGGCGCGATGGCCCTGCTCCGCGCCTTCCTCCGGCCGCGCCAGCCGAAACGCTGA
- a CDS encoding cytochrome ubiquinol oxidase subunit I — protein MDFTALLLSRMQFAFTVSFHIIFPAFTIGLAAWLMTLELFSYFKKKPIYRRLFDFWLRIFAVAFGLGVVSGIVMAFQFGTNWSELSRRSGDIQGGLLAYESFSAFMLEAAFFGILIFGRKRVPPLVYLLATVAISLGTDLSSFWILVNNSWMQHPTGFVMGPKDTFVPVDWVQILFNYVTIVRWLHMIFAAYVTTSFCVAATGAWYALQKRNDAEARIMLRFGLGLAAVLVPVQLVCGHLVGGYVVNDQPSKITALEGRWHAQQPAGEVLIGWPNPAQERNDFQIALPPPFGSIIDSGSLTAREPGIVDIPVQDRPFVYIIFFTFRIMVGLGLIMLALAWFGTFLGWRRKLMTTRWFLWPVFMSFPIGFLATLMGWFTAETGRQPWVVYGHLRTADAITPALTTGTVAFTLLLFGTIYSVIFIAGTYYIYRTLRRGPEALDRPVEDTTTNAKRPLSIPGGSPHGASSKTGTGAPGRPRPTPAE, from the coding sequence ATGGATTTCACGGCGCTCCTGCTGTCGCGGATGCAGTTCGCATTCACGGTCTCGTTCCACATCATCTTTCCGGCCTTCACGATCGGGTTGGCGGCCTGGCTGATGACGCTGGAGTTGTTCAGCTACTTCAAGAAGAAGCCCATCTACCGTCGGCTCTTCGACTTCTGGCTGCGCATCTTCGCCGTGGCGTTCGGCCTCGGGGTGGTGTCGGGCATCGTGATGGCGTTCCAGTTCGGCACGAACTGGAGCGAGCTGTCGCGCCGCTCGGGCGACATCCAGGGCGGCCTCCTGGCCTATGAGAGCTTCTCGGCCTTCATGCTCGAGGCGGCCTTCTTCGGCATCCTCATCTTCGGCCGCAAGCGCGTGCCGCCGCTGGTCTACCTCCTGGCCACGGTGGCGATCTCGCTCGGCACGGACCTGTCGTCCTTCTGGATCCTCGTCAACAACAGCTGGATGCAGCATCCGACGGGCTTCGTGATGGGCCCGAAGGACACCTTCGTGCCTGTCGACTGGGTGCAGATCCTGTTCAACTACGTGACGATCGTCCGCTGGCTGCACATGATCTTCGCGGCCTACGTCACGACGTCGTTCTGCGTCGCCGCCACCGGGGCCTGGTACGCGCTCCAGAAGCGCAACGACGCGGAAGCCAGGATCATGCTGCGCTTCGGCCTCGGCCTCGCGGCCGTGCTGGTGCCGGTGCAGCTCGTCTGCGGCCACCTCGTCGGCGGCTACGTGGTCAACGACCAGCCCTCCAAGATCACCGCGCTCGAGGGCCGCTGGCACGCCCAGCAGCCCGCCGGCGAGGTTCTGATCGGCTGGCCGAACCCGGCGCAGGAGCGCAACGACTTCCAGATCGCCCTGCCGCCGCCCTTCGGCAGCATCATCGACTCGGGCAGCCTGACCGCGCGCGAGCCCGGCATCGTCGACATCCCGGTGCAGGACCGCCCGTTCGTCTACATCATCTTCTTCACGTTCCGCATCATGGTGGGGCTCGGCCTGATCATGCTGGCGCTCGCGTGGTTCGGGACGTTCCTCGGCTGGCGCCGCAAGCTGATGACGACGCGCTGGTTCCTGTGGCCCGTGTTCATGAGCTTCCCCATCGGCTTCCTGGCGACGCTGATGGGCTGGTTCACGGCCGAGACGGGGCGGCAGCCCTGGGTCGTCTACGGCCACCTGCGCACCGCGGACGCGATCACGCCCGCGCTCACCACCGGCACCGTGGCGTTCACGCTGCTGCTGTTCGGCACCATCTACTCGGTGATCTTCATCGCCGGCACCTACTACATCTACCGCACCCTCAGGCGTGGCCCCGAGGCGCTCGACCGGCCCGTCGAGGACACGACCACCAACGCCAAGCGGCCGCTGTCGATCCCCGGCGGCAGCCCGCACGGCGCCTCGTCGAAGACCGGCACCGGCGCGCCGGGCCGCCCCCGCCCCACCCCGGCCGAGTGA
- a CDS encoding SDR family oxidoreductase → MAKIVVVTGAGAGVGRAVVTEFAKHGYDVALLSRDPDRLERAAYETRRQGVRALPIPTDVADAAAVEAAAERVEKELGPIDVWVNVAFSTVFSPVADITPEEALRGTEVTYLGQVYGMMSALKRMRPRNRGSIVNVGSALTYRSVPLQSIYCGAKAAIRGFTDSLRSELIHDKLDIHLCMVDLPAVNTPQFNWAVNKLGFMAQPVPPIYQPEVPARAVYFGATNKRREIWVGWPTVQAIWANRIAPAFADRYLAKFGYTSQTTDQKLPPNYKGNLWEPVKGDYGAHGRFDAKSRTGSLEMFTDRHRDGVYAGAAILAGIFVLHQLAKKYDF, encoded by the coding sequence ATGGCTAAGATTGTGGTGGTGACGGGCGCCGGAGCCGGCGTCGGCAGGGCCGTGGTGACGGAATTTGCCAAGCACGGCTACGACGTGGCGCTGCTGTCGCGCGACCCGGACCGCCTGGAGCGCGCCGCCTACGAGACGCGCCGCCAGGGCGTGCGCGCCCTGCCGATCCCCACCGACGTCGCGGACGCCGCCGCCGTCGAGGCCGCCGCGGAGCGCGTCGAGAAGGAGCTCGGACCCATCGACGTGTGGGTCAACGTGGCCTTCTCGACCGTCTTCTCGCCCGTGGCCGACATCACGCCCGAGGAAGCGCTGCGCGGCACGGAGGTGACCTACCTCGGCCAGGTCTACGGCATGATGTCGGCGCTGAAGCGGATGCGCCCGCGCAACCGCGGCTCCATCGTCAACGTCGGCTCGGCCCTGACCTACCGCTCGGTGCCGCTGCAGTCGATCTATTGCGGCGCCAAGGCGGCCATCCGCGGCTTCACGGATTCGCTGCGCTCCGAGCTGATCCACGACAAGCTCGACATCCACCTCTGCATGGTGGACCTGCCGGCCGTGAACACGCCGCAGTTCAACTGGGCGGTCAACAAGCTCGGCTTCATGGCCCAGCCCGTGCCGCCGATCTACCAGCCCGAGGTGCCGGCCCGCGCGGTCTATTTTGGCGCCACCAACAAGCGCCGCGAGATCTGGGTCGGCTGGCCCACCGTGCAGGCCATCTGGGCCAACCGCATCGCCCCGGCCTTCGCGGACCGCTACCTCGCCAAGTTCGGCTACACGTCCCAGACCACCGACCAGAAGCTGCCACCCAACTACAAGGGGAACCTGTGGGAGCCCGTGAAGGGCGACTACGGCGCGCACGGCCGCTTCGACGCGAAGTCGCGGACGGGCTCGCTCGAGATGTTCACCGACCGCCACCGCGACGGCGTCTATGCCGGTGCGGCGATTTTGGCCGGCATCTTCGTCTTGCATCAGCTCGCCAAAAAGTACGATTTCTGA
- a CDS encoding BLUF domain-containing protein — MNDLYRLIYTSRNFLGGSDAEQAAAVDGILAVSKRNNARVGVTGALLFNAGFFAQILEGPRAAVETTFERIQRDTRHSDVSVLQCEPVAARGFPNWSMAFVGQGSQGRTLWGDVAEQTGFDPAHVEADRLFATLLTIVERGENEDTPAPPPPARGPGLDVERLRGALRDRAPAVAPAPAGGESGVLRAALDEERRRTTGLRRELDDARIALAAARAEVEAAERLSEVWAERARAMAAILAREPGLARPDEAAPEQARPTLVRRAG; from the coding sequence ATGAACGACCTTTACCGCCTGATCTACACCAGCCGGAACTTCCTCGGCGGCAGCGACGCCGAACAAGCCGCCGCCGTGGACGGCATCCTGGCCGTCTCCAAGCGCAACAACGCCCGCGTCGGCGTGACCGGGGCGCTGCTGTTCAACGCCGGCTTCTTCGCCCAGATCCTCGAAGGGCCCCGCGCTGCCGTCGAGACCACCTTCGAGCGCATCCAGCGCGACACTCGCCACAGCGACGTCAGCGTGCTGCAGTGCGAGCCCGTCGCGGCGCGCGGCTTCCCCAACTGGTCGATGGCCTTCGTGGGCCAGGGGTCGCAGGGGCGGACGCTGTGGGGCGACGTCGCGGAACAGACCGGCTTCGACCCCGCGCACGTCGAGGCGGACCGGCTCTTCGCCACCCTGCTGACCATCGTGGAGCGGGGTGAGAACGAGGACACCCCGGCCCCGCCGCCGCCCGCGCGCGGGCCGGGCCTCGACGTCGAGCGGCTGCGCGGCGCGCTGCGGGACCGGGCGCCCGCGGTCGCCCCGGCACCGGCGGGCGGCGAGTCCGGCGTGCTGCGCGCCGCGCTCGACGAGGAGCGCCGGCGCACGACCGGGCTGCGCCGCGAGCTCGACGACGCCCGCATCGCGCTCGCGGCGGCGCGGGCGGAGGTCGAGGCCGCGGAGCGCCTGAGCGAGGTGTGGGCCGAGCGCGCCCGCGCCATGGCGGCCATCCTGGCGCGCGAGCCCGGCCTCGCCCGCCCCGACGAGGCGGCGCCGGAGCAGGCCCGGCCGACGCTGGTGCGCCGAGCCGGCTGA
- a CDS encoding putative bifunctional diguanylate cyclase/phosphodiesterase — protein sequence MAATFLDGAPGGVLLVGRDGRVALCSSEARRLLGLAADVVGLSLRHLLSALGRGRADERRVALMRLRGPLRRGEAVTLALAFAGVPVLLDVAPLGQAGWSVTVEAAAARAARLDGGSAGTVDALTGLANRVRFGTRLDEARARLDRQGEGFAVLAVDLDRFKHVNDTLGHPIGDALLRKVAERLEITLRPTDTVARLGGDEFAVVQSDASGPEEAGTLAKRIVDLLGRAYVVDGHLVNIGASVGVALAPADGTDPAALMRCADLALYRAKLDGRGAFRFFEPEMDARVQARRQLELDLRRAVAAHEFELVYQPQLNLETERLVGCEALIRWRHPVRGTVSPAEFIPLAEEIGLIVPIGEWVVRTACREAASWPGDLTIAVNLSPAQFKSSRLVQAIASALSSSGLAPHRLELEITEGLLLHDNAANIATLHALRDLGLRISMDDFGTGYSSLSYLRSFPFDKIKIDRSFVSGIPKAAGGDHMAIVRAVASLGAALGMATVAEGVETLEQMSHIRREGCTEVQGYFISRPVPPAEIARLFAEQAGADRHASLPLSLAAAR from the coding sequence ATGGCGGCGACCTTCCTCGACGGCGCCCCGGGCGGCGTCCTGCTCGTCGGGCGCGACGGCCGGGTGGCGCTGTGCTCGTCCGAGGCGCGGCGCCTCCTCGGGCTCGCCGCGGACGTGGTCGGCCTGTCCCTGCGCCACCTCCTGTCCGCCCTCGGACGGGGCCGGGCCGACGAGCGGCGCGTCGCGCTGATGCGGCTGCGCGGGCCGCTGCGCCGCGGCGAGGCCGTCACGCTGGCGCTCGCCTTCGCGGGCGTGCCGGTGCTGCTCGACGTGGCGCCGCTCGGACAGGCGGGGTGGTCCGTGACGGTCGAGGCCGCGGCGGCCCGCGCGGCCCGGCTCGACGGCGGCTCGGCCGGCACCGTCGATGCCCTGACCGGCCTCGCGAACCGCGTCCGCTTCGGGACCCGGCTCGACGAGGCCCGCGCGCGGCTCGACCGGCAGGGCGAGGGCTTCGCCGTGCTGGCCGTCGACCTCGACCGCTTCAAGCACGTCAACGACACGCTTGGCCACCCGATCGGCGACGCGCTGCTGCGCAAGGTCGCGGAGCGGCTCGAGATCACGCTGCGGCCCACCGACACGGTCGCGCGGCTCGGCGGCGACGAGTTCGCGGTTGTGCAGAGCGACGCGTCCGGGCCCGAGGAGGCCGGGACCCTGGCCAAGCGCATCGTCGACCTCCTCGGCCGCGCCTACGTGGTCGACGGGCACCTCGTCAACATCGGGGCCAGCGTCGGCGTGGCGCTCGCCCCCGCGGACGGCACCGATCCCGCCGCCCTGATGCGCTGCGCCGACCTCGCGCTCTACCGCGCCAAGCTCGACGGGCGCGGCGCCTTCCGCTTCTTCGAGCCCGAGATGGACGCGCGCGTGCAGGCGCGGCGGCAGTTGGAGCTCGACCTGCGCCGCGCCGTGGCGGCGCACGAGTTCGAGCTCGTCTACCAGCCGCAGTTGAACCTCGAAACGGAGCGCCTCGTGGGCTGCGAGGCCCTGATCCGCTGGCGCCACCCGGTGCGGGGCACGGTGTCGCCGGCCGAGTTCATCCCGCTCGCCGAGGAGATCGGCCTCATCGTGCCGATCGGCGAGTGGGTGGTCCGCACGGCCTGCCGCGAAGCCGCGTCCTGGCCCGGGGACCTGACGATCGCCGTCAACCTGTCGCCGGCCCAGTTCAAGAGCAGCAGGCTGGTGCAGGCCATCGCCTCGGCGCTCTCGTCCTCCGGCCTCGCGCCGCACAGGCTGGAGCTGGAGATCACCGAGGGCCTGCTGCTCCACGACAACGCCGCCAACATCGCCACGCTCCACGCCCTGCGCGACCTCGGCCTGCGCATCTCCATGGACGATTTCGGCACCGGCTATTCGTCGCTGAGCTACCTGCGCTCCTTCCCCTTCGACAAGATCAAGATCGACCGCTCCTTCGTGTCGGGCATCCCCAAAGCGGCCGGCGGCGACCACATGGCGATCGTGCGCGCCGTGGCGAGCCTCGGGGCCGCGCTCGGCATGGCCACCGTCGCCGAGGGCGTCGAGACGCTCGAACAGATGAGCCACATCCGCCGCGAAGGTTGCACCGAGGTGCAGGGCTACTTCATCTCCCGCCCCGTCCCCCCCGCCGAGATCGCCCGCCTCTTCGCCGAGCAGGCGGGCGCCGACCGACACGCCTCCCTCCCCCTGAGCCTGGCAGCCGCGCGATGA
- the treZ gene encoding malto-oligosyltrehalose trehalohydrolase, whose protein sequence is MTTRPSARRFPMGAELLDRGCSFRVWAPDHPTVTLVLEGGGEHVLEPERDGYHAATVPGVEAGALYHYRLSGDDTLYPDPASRSQPERPMGASQVVDPRAYRWTDGDWKGVTIVDQVLYEMHVGTFTPEGTWAAAADKLPFLKDVGVTVVNMMPVNEFPGRFGWGYDGVDLFAPTHLYGKPDDLRAFVDRAHGLGMGVILDVVYNHIGPDGNFLKAFGKDYFTDRHSTEWGEALNYDGPNNTGMRDLAVSNAAYWIAEYHFDGLRLDATQNIYDESDDYVVAALGRAAREAAGERSIIIVAENEPQDSDLVRPATQGGAGLDGVWNDDLHHSAMVAATGRNEFYYHDFEGSPQEFISAAKYGYLFQGQRFGFSDERRGVLALDLKPDAFVTFVQNHDQVANSARGWRLHQLTSPPRARALTALSLLMPGTPMLFQGQEFWASTPFLYFADHRPELAKLVREGRHKYMANFPSLATASGQKQLVDPEADETFERCKLDWREAEANAAVVAMHRDLLALRRTDRAFSSHHRPACDGAVIGPDAFVLRFFESHGDDRLLIINLGRDIDRKSFPEPLVAPPRGKSWEVLWSSEEPDYGGTGTAEFETAKGWHLPANTLLVLKGR, encoded by the coding sequence ATGACCACACGGCCTTCCGCGCGGCGCTTCCCCATGGGGGCGGAGCTCCTCGACCGCGGCTGCTCCTTCCGCGTCTGGGCGCCGGACCACCCCACCGTGACCCTGGTGCTGGAGGGCGGCGGCGAGCACGTGCTCGAACCCGAGCGGGACGGCTACCACGCCGCGACCGTGCCGGGGGTCGAGGCCGGCGCCCTGTACCACTATCGCCTCAGCGGCGACGACACGCTCTACCCCGACCCGGCCTCGCGCTCGCAGCCCGAGCGGCCGATGGGCGCCTCGCAGGTGGTCGACCCCCGCGCCTACCGCTGGACCGACGGCGACTGGAAGGGCGTCACCATCGTCGACCAGGTGCTCTACGAGATGCACGTCGGCACCTTCACGCCCGAGGGCACCTGGGCGGCGGCGGCGGACAAGCTGCCCTTCCTGAAGGACGTCGGCGTCACGGTCGTCAACATGATGCCGGTCAACGAGTTTCCGGGCCGCTTCGGCTGGGGCTACGACGGCGTCGACCTGTTCGCGCCCACCCACCTCTACGGCAAGCCCGACGACCTGCGCGCCTTCGTCGACAGGGCCCACGGCCTCGGCATGGGCGTGATCCTCGACGTGGTCTACAACCACATCGGCCCGGACGGGAACTTCCTCAAAGCGTTCGGGAAGGACTACTTCACCGACCGCCATTCGACGGAATGGGGCGAGGCGCTGAACTACGACGGCCCCAACAACACCGGCATGCGCGACCTCGCCGTGTCCAACGCCGCCTACTGGATCGCCGAATACCACTTCGACGGCCTGCGCCTCGACGCGACGCAGAACATCTACGACGAATCCGACGACTACGTGGTGGCGGCGCTGGGGCGCGCGGCCCGCGAGGCGGCGGGGGAGCGCAGCATCATCATCGTGGCCGAGAACGAGCCGCAGGACTCCGACCTCGTGCGCCCGGCGACCCAAGGCGGCGCCGGCCTCGACGGCGTGTGGAACGACGACCTCCACCATTCCGCCATGGTGGCCGCGACGGGCCGCAACGAGTTCTACTACCACGACTTCGAGGGCTCGCCGCAGGAGTTCATCTCGGCCGCCAAATACGGCTACCTGTTCCAGGGCCAGCGCTTCGGCTTCTCGGACGAGCGGCGCGGCGTGCTGGCGCTCGACCTCAAGCCCGACGCCTTCGTGACCTTCGTGCAGAACCACGACCAGGTGGCGAATTCGGCGCGCGGCTGGCGCCTGCACCAGCTCACCAGCCCGCCGCGGGCGCGGGCCCTGACCGCGCTGTCGCTGCTGATGCCCGGCACGCCGATGCTGTTCCAGGGCCAGGAGTTCTGGGCCTCGACGCCGTTCCTGTATTTCGCCGACCACCGGCCCGAGCTCGCCAAGCTCGTGCGCGAGGGACGCCACAAGTACATGGCGAACTTCCCCTCGCTCGCGACCGCGTCGGGCCAGAAGCAGCTCGTCGACCCCGAGGCGGACGAGACCTTCGAGCGCTGCAAGCTCGACTGGCGCGAGGCGGAGGCCAACGCCGCCGTCGTGGCGATGCACCGCGACCTGCTCGCCCTGCGCCGCACGGACCGCGCCTTCTCGTCCCACCACCGTCCGGCCTGCGACGGCGCCGTGATCGGGCCCGACGCCTTCGTGCTGCGCTTCTTCGAGAGCCACGGCGACGACCGGCTGCTGATCATCAACCTCGGGCGCGACATCGACCGCAAGAGCTTCCCCGAGCCGCTGGTGGCGCCCCCGCGCGGCAAGAGCTGGGAGGTGCTGTGGTCGAGCGAGGAGCCCGACTACGGCGGCACCGGCACGGCCGAGTTCGAGACCGCCAAGGGCTGGCACCTGCCCGCCAACACGCTGCTGGTGCTCAAGGGCCGGTAG
- a CDS encoding NAD(P)/FAD-dependent oxidoreductase, protein MRIAIVGAGLAGLSCGARLAGAGHAVSLFDKGRGPGGRLSHRRAETPLGEARFDHGAQYFTARDPGFRRQVDAWVRDGLAAPWPAAGDDALVGVPGMNAPAKALAAGLDVRCSARVERLTREGGAWRLAGEGVDAGPFDAAVVAVPAEQAGALVRDHAPDFADAADATPAAPCWTVMAAFPERLATLDDVVKRRGPVGWAARDSAKPGRSGPESWVVQAGPDWSREHLEEAPAAIVPKLLAALADAAGGPLPEPAAASAHRWRYARSGSLGRDALWDAETRLGVCGDWLLGPRVECAWMSGFRLAGMIGAA, encoded by the coding sequence ATGAGGATCGCGATCGTCGGGGCGGGGCTCGCGGGCCTGAGCTGCGGGGCGCGCCTCGCCGGCGCCGGCCACGCCGTGTCGCTGTTCGACAAGGGGCGCGGCCCCGGCGGGCGCCTGTCCCACCGCCGCGCCGAAACGCCGCTCGGCGAAGCGCGCTTCGACCACGGCGCCCAATATTTCACCGCGCGCGACCCCGGCTTCCGCCGGCAGGTCGACGCCTGGGTGCGCGACGGGCTCGCGGCGCCCTGGCCGGCGGCGGGCGACGACGCCCTCGTCGGCGTGCCCGGCATGAACGCCCCCGCGAAGGCGCTGGCGGCGGGGCTCGACGTGCGGTGTTCGGCGCGGGTCGAGCGTCTGACGCGCGAGGGCGGGGCCTGGCGCCTCGCGGGCGAGGGTGTGGACGCCGGCCCCTTCGACGCCGCCGTGGTCGCGGTGCCGGCCGAGCAGGCGGGCGCGCTGGTGCGCGACCACGCCCCGGACTTCGCCGACGCCGCGGACGCGACCCCGGCCGCGCCGTGCTGGACCGTCATGGCGGCCTTCCCGGAGCGGCTGGCGACCCTCGACGACGTGGTGAAGCGCCGCGGGCCCGTCGGCTGGGCGGCGCGCGACTCCGCCAAGCCCGGCCGCTCGGGGCCGGAGTCCTGGGTCGTGCAGGCGGGCCCGGACTGGTCGCGCGAGCACCTGGAGGAGGCGCCGGCCGCCATCGTGCCGAAGCTCCTCGCCGCGCTGGCCGACGCGGCGGGCGGCCCCCTGCCCGAGCCCGCGGCGGCCTCGGCCCACCGCTGGCGCTACGCCCGCTCGGGGAGCCTCGGCCGGGACGCGCTGTGGGATGCCGAAACCCGGCTCGGCGTCTGCGGCGACTGGCTGCTCGGCCCGCGCGTGGAATGCGCCTGGATGTCGGGCTTCAGGCTGGCGGGGATGATCGGGGCCGCGTGA
- a CDS encoding thiol-disulfide oxidoreductase DCC family protein, whose amino-acid sequence MTTLTVWFDGGCPLCRREIALMRRLAPPGAIRFVDADDEGGGACPVDRADLLARFHALEDGRMVSGAAAFAAMWRAIPRLRPLGLAARHPLVLAGLERLYLAFLRVRPRLQRLAVRLERGAAA is encoded by the coding sequence ATGACGACACTCACAGTCTGGTTCGACGGCGGCTGCCCGCTGTGCCGCCGCGAGATCGCCCTGATGCGGCGGCTCGCCCCGCCGGGCGCGATCCGCTTCGTGGACGCCGACGATGAGGGCGGCGGCGCCTGCCCGGTCGACCGCGCCGACCTGCTCGCCCGCTTCCACGCGCTGGAGGACGGGCGCATGGTGTCGGGCGCCGCCGCCTTCGCGGCGATGTGGCGCGCCATCCCGCGCCTGCGCCCGCTCGGCCTCGCGGCCCGCCACCCCCTGGTGCTCGCCGGGCTGGAGCGGCTCTACCTCGCCTTCCTGCGCGTCCGGCCGCGGCTGCAGCGCCTGGCCGTGCGGCTCGAACGCGGGGCGGCCGCGTGA
- a CDS encoding FAD-binding domain-containing protein, with protein sequence MSAAAMPAGTPVEVDGATPAFVATRAAALDRLAAFLPRAGRAYAENRNGDAGPGAERSVSALSPYLRYRLLTEREVIAAALDRHGAQGADKFVTEVLWRTYFKGWLELRPAAWTRFLAERDAGRDAMARSGGLARAVAAAEEGRTGIDGFDDWARELVEHGYLHNHARMWFASIWIFTLRLPWALGADFFLRHLVDADPASNTLSWRWVAGLQTPGKTYRATADNIARHTFGRFSPHGLAEEAPTLVEEPLGPARALPEPDPAPEGPALLLMHPEDFGPESLVPGGARVVGALAATGGSADWPFGAAARRFVEAAAGDAAARARSRFGCEAAVLDGMGPEAVLAAAHAAGARSVVAPYAPVGPVADALAALAGPLREGGLPLVRVRRPWDEALWPLATKGFFPFRQRCPDALAAEGLRL encoded by the coding sequence GTGAGCGCCGCCGCGATGCCGGCCGGGACGCCGGTCGAGGTGGACGGGGCCACACCCGCCTTCGTGGCCACCCGCGCCGCGGCGCTCGACCGGCTCGCGGCCTTCCTGCCTCGCGCCGGCCGCGCCTACGCGGAGAACCGCAACGGCGACGCCGGGCCGGGCGCCGAGCGCAGCGTTTCCGCCCTGTCGCCCTACCTGCGCTACCGGCTCCTCACCGAGCGCGAGGTGATCGCCGCGGCGCTCGACCGCCACGGCGCGCAGGGCGCCGACAAGTTCGTCACCGAGGTGCTGTGGCGCACCTACTTCAAGGGCTGGCTGGAGCTCAGGCCCGCGGCCTGGACGCGCTTCCTCGCCGAGCGCGACGCGGGGCGGGACGCGATGGCGCGCTCGGGCGGGCTCGCCCGCGCGGTCGCGGCCGCCGAGGAGGGCCGCACCGGGATCGACGGCTTCGACGACTGGGCGCGCGAGCTCGTGGAGCACGGCTACCTGCACAACCACGCGCGCATGTGGTTCGCCTCGATCTGGATCTTCACGCTGCGGCTGCCCTGGGCGCTCGGCGCGGACTTCTTCCTGCGCCACCTCGTCGACGCCGACCCGGCCTCGAACACGCTGTCGTGGCGCTGGGTCGCGGGGCTGCAGACGCCCGGCAAGACCTACCGCGCCACGGCGGACAACATCGCGCGCCACACCTTCGGCCGCTTCAGCCCGCATGGGCTGGCCGAGGAGGCCCCGACGCTCGTCGAGGAGCCGCTGGGCCCCGCCCGCGCGCTGCCCGAACCCGACCCAGCGCCGGAGGGGCCGGCGCTGCTGCTGATGCACCCGGAGGACTTCGGGCCGGAAAGCCTCGTGCCGGGCGGGGCGCGCGTCGTCGGCGCGCTCGCGGCGACGGGCGGCTCGGCGGACTGGCCCTTCGGCGCGGCGGCGCGCCGCTTCGTCGAGGCCGCGGCGGGGGACGCCGCCGCGCGGGCGCGGTCGCGCTTCGGCTGCGAGGCAGCCGTGCTCGACGGCATGGGGCCCGAGGCCGTGCTGGCGGCGGCGCACGCTGCGGGCGCCCGCAGCGTCGTGGCGCCCTACGCGCCGGTCGGCCCGGTGGCGGACGCGCTGGCGGCGCTGGCCGGGCCGCTGCGCGAGGGCGGCCTGCCGCTCGTCCGGGTGCGACGCCCATGGGACGAGGCCCTGTGGCCGCTCGCCACCAAGGGATTCTTCCCGTTCCGGCAGCGCTGCCCCGACGCGCTGGCCGCGGAAGGGCTGCGGCTCTGA